The nucleotide sequence CTCATTGGATGCCATTTCTCCACAGGCCACTGAACTAGCTGAGCTGACCTCCAAGATCTCCCTCTTGGAGGAtgcgaagaagaagaaggacgAAGAAGCCGCCGAGTGGCAGAATAAGGTGACCAATCTCCAAACATGTCACCaccatatattacattacattacattacattacaggcatttagcagacactcttatccagagcgacttacataatattttatatataaccAGCTTAGGCAAAAGCTTGTTCCTCATCATCATCTCATTGTCGTCTCATTGTAAAATACAGAtgaattctaaattaaaatagaaaattctaattttaaaatagaatGAAAAGGCTTCCCCTTTCAGTTCTCcctgttttgtatttgtatatcaCTCCTTGCTGGAACAGAATGCTTAATAAATGGACGAGGCCAGAAATGACCTCTGAACTCCCTCCAGAGGTGGTCAGAGGTCGTGCTGGGTGCCTCCCGGCCGCTTAAGGGTCGGTTTCGCTGTTCCACTGCGGCCGGAAGATCCTGTTTGCCCCGGGAGGACATCTGGTGTCCCATTCTGAGACTTTTCACATGCCCCCGAAAGCATGCTGCTCTGACTGGCCAGTCCCACATGTCCTGTCATTGTGTTTGCTTGAGTAAACACTGATATGTGTGCCCCGTTGCCTGGGGCTGTGGCTGTCTGGTGCCCTGTCACACTGCAGCCCAGTACCCTGccacactagaacagtgctcAGCCCTTCAGATAACTACGCAGCTGTGCTATTCTGCAAAAGTGTCCAAAGCAATACAATTTATGTAGAGGTGGGTTTTAACAACAGCACTACCTGTTTGAATCCTGATACAGTCACTGTGAGTTGTAGCTGGGGGCTCAAGAATTAGAGGTGTAATTTCTATGGATGGGTTCCCTTTTTGTCAAGATTTTTGTAGCGGTTTATCTAATTCAGGATTGAGAAGTTCTTGTGTGTGGGCCTGTTTACCCTGGCTCAATTGGCTAATTAGCTCTATGCACCAATGGCAGTTCACCAAATTAGACCACGGTGAAAATCAGTACACAAAAACAGGTGTCAGTTGTCATTCCTGAGCTCATCAGTCAATGCAGCTAAAACATCCGATTTTACATATGATTCATGTAGTTAAATAATTAAGGGcagggggctgctggatggctcatctGGTTAAGGCACTACCCTGTGGCGCGTGAATGAGCCTTACGCCCTCAGATTGAATTCGGGACAGACCGTGCCATTGCGGAATGGCCTATAGCTCTATAGGGCAACACGGAATTGGCGATAGCATCATCCAGGGTACGGGAGGGTAAATTCAGCTGGGGGTCAGTGTAAAGCATTATCTAGCGACCCCCCGCTGGTCAATCTGGTGCCAGGGGACTGCATGCgaaagccacatatgaaaggtcttcctccaactctaATCTGCGCAAGCTTGGCTGTAAACTCCCGAATCAGCAGCAGGGCTCGCAGCATGAACCCAAAATGCAGCTGGAGACAGTTGGCCgttccaaattggggtggggCTCAGCAGAAATTGCCGTGGACTTTGGAAACAGGTAGGGTCCCTCCTTGGCCAGCCCTTCTGTAACGGTACGGTCATTACTCGTTACAGGCCATCATGGTGCAGGAGGACCTGGAGAAGACCAAAGACGAGCTGAAGAGCAAGGTGATGGCGGCCCACGTGCAAGAGACGGTCCAGCCGGAGAACGAGCACGACGAGAACGACGAGAGCAGCGCGGAGGCCAGCGCCGAGCTCACGTCCGCCGCGTCGTACAAAGACCGCAGCGAAGAGGAGCGCATGACCGAGACTGAGAAGAACGAGCGAGTGCAGAAACACCTGCTGGTGAGGGGGCCGCCGTAAATGGAGCAAGTAGAGATTGGTTGGTTTGCAGTGACCGTGTTGTTTTCACCTGAAAATCTGGTGCCGTGTTGTCAAGGTATACGCTTCACATGGTCCTCAAGTTGGACCTATGGCTCATTAGAGAGTAAGAATTGCATATCCTAGGGTTCTAAGGTCCAGTTAGGTCTAGGCCAAATAccctggtatctgttaaggcattgTGCAAGTGTAGTGGTTCCCAGTCTTGGTCCTAGCGCCCTCTATGTATGCTGCTTTTTGTTCCAACTACAATTACAATccaagaattttaacaagctgaatTAATTAGGTGTTTATGTAGGTGCCTTAATTACATGCTTTTttatgtttagagggattatttactgaCTTATGCCAcaatgttcatattgtgcttattgtgctatcttgaaaacaattgcataaaaaaGGTTAGAAGATCAtgtaactgatcaaattaaaggctcttaattaggttgttgaacatgTGTTTAAATTCTTTTATAAGTTTTTCCTTTAACTTATTTAGACAAAGCAGGTTTGGCTCGTTATCATCTTCTTTCCCAACTAACACAAAACATACTCAAAATGTAACATTGACAAAATATtgcagtaacattgtgagaacgttttgtgAAAACGTAtttacacaatgcaggtttggcttatTATCGTTTGCTTTCCCAACTAACTcaaaacgttctcacaatgtaactggaatgttctgtcaATGTTACATTTTGAGAATGTTTTACGTTAGCTGGGTTGTCTTGAATCCTTCATTGTCTtccaaatgtttctttttagtGGCAATGTGTCCACATCTTAACCACTTatgagcctattgattcacctcaatCTGTGATTTGGTCTGTTAAATCATTTTGTTACCTCTTTTATGCAATTCTTTGCTATCTAGCACAATAAGCACTATGTGAACATTTGACTGTAAGAACCTGGCTTAGGCCTACCTCACTCATTTCCCTTGCAGTGCAGTTGCGAACAGGTCAcgtacacatatacaaatatgaACATACAGATCATTTTTTCATCTGATGCCAACACGTCTGCATTGGAATACACTGTACGTGTAATTGCACGTTTGCTACCCCGAGTCTTTCCCATTCATCCTCAGAAAATCGAAAGAGGATAACGGCTATAAATGCAACAAGGAAACGTGTATACTTGATTTCCTGTGGTAGGGGTAaaagtgaatttgtttttttctgtgtaccTGATCAACTCCTGACCAAAGTTTGGACGACATTGCAGAGGTATCACTTTTGCTTGCAAATCCTGGTTCGCTTGGTTTGGCGGTATGTGAAAGCAATCTGGACCAGCCAACAAATAAACGTTGTTCCGAACTATGTATTCGGAGTATTAGGTTAAAAAGCACCCTTAGACTCTGGAATACATCATGATTGCTTTCTTTATGCCTCTGCAAGCCATaacaataatgtatttttgtaacaGTTCTGTCCTGATTACTGAACTGTATGATGATGAGGGACTTGAGATGGTGCCCGTCTTTTGTTCTGCATGTTGTGTGCTTCCATCCTACTGCGTGTAACTGTTCAGGAAAACCCGCAATCAATGGAATATGAAACCATTTCATCCAATTACTAATGACTCACCCACTGTATGCAATCataattatttccatttgcTATAGTTTATACCTGTTGATTGTGAATAATGGGTTACTTTGCCGTACTGATAACCCCCTTGCAATATCAGCCTGTTGCGTCTATGCAATtgaggtgaaaatgaaatgctgaaaatgtacaaagaaCTGTACAAAAATAGTTACCTCTTCAGTTGATGACGTGTTGATATCTCCCCTGAataatttctttattgttttccacaaaatactaaaatataCAGAAAGCTAGctataatttccttttttgttttgaaactgaTGCATGAATCTTTaaggttggaatgaaaaacattatcagTGAACTCTGAGACTCCTCTGTGTCGCCCCAATGAGCTACCACTGATCGTCTTTTGAACCGGATGTATCTTCCCCTAGGCCCTGAGCTCGGAGCTGGCCAATGCTCGAGACGAAACCAAGAAAACGCAGAATGACATCATCCACGCCGAGAACGTCCGAGCAGGACGGGACAAGTACAAGACCCTACGGCAGATCCGGTCGGGCAACACCAAGCAGCGCATCGACGAGTTTGAGTGCATGTGATCACCTTCCACGACACCTTCCAAGACACTGCTGGAACCACTGCAGGGGATTCACGACAAGGCCTTTCCATTTCACTGCAAACCTGCCTTAAACAAGCTACTGTTCCTTCTCCAAACAGGGTCAATGTAAGATATCCTACTCCCAAGTCAATAAACTTTCATAATTCCTTCCGAATCCAGAGGACGAACTGCATTGTTAGGTTTTTAGAATAATACCAATATGTTTCAGCATTTCCTTCCCGGCAGTTTTTCATAAGTTGGTCAGTGCTCTCATTCCCAATAAGTTGTGGACTTTTTAGGGTAATGGTTAGTGTGATGTTTGTCCATTCAATATAGTCGTATTAGGTAAGTTAACACCCAGTTCAGGTATTTATATCTTTGTTCATAGAGCAGAAGTTATATTTGGACATGccagttttaaatgtaaatttaaattcttGGAATGGATACCCATTAACGTGTTATAATTTGTGCATGGCTTTCAGTTTAACCTCAAACACAAATTCCCAGTTTTTAGTTACATTTGATTTAGGTGTTTGAGTAGGGCGCAGACACTAGTCTAACTGCACTGGCCTTAACTGTAGGTTACCAAATTCACCATGTCTTAGAATCGTTATATTATCAAAGGGGATACTTTTTACACAAAGTTATTTGATTTAGTAAGTCATAGATTTGTATGCAATCACATGTAGCAATCAGAATTGAGCAGTTGATCTCAGTTGGTCCAATTACATATAATAATAGCAGGTTTGTTTGTTGCTTGGTGGGCCCTCCACTGTTAGTCAAATCAGCGAATTAAGAAGATGATGTAACAAATTGTACTTATTAGATTTtgccatattttaattttaagctttgttttttcattctgtttaagtttgttcttttttttacttggatggcatgacattattttaatggcactcttttccttttttaaagctTTGGAAGGCAAACCTTTGCAGTATTATATTCAAAGAGTATCAGAATGGGTAAAACAGTGTTCATTGTTGGAATGTTGCTCTTCTTGTAGTGCCATATACAGAATTTCCAAATGGTCCTTATATTCTGAGTGTATCTGCTATGACTCAGAGCCATGCACCCTAGAAATtaggaggttttttttatataacagaTCTTTGCagaatttttcattaatatgaGAAACCGGCTGCTGTAAAGCACACCATTTGTCCTGAGGCTTGCCTCATATTGGTTTATCTTGAATTAAACAACATAAACTCTGTGATTACATAAAAATGGGTGTATTGCTAATGTCAGAGTCCATTTCTAGcttttgttaattaaattatgtttgacCGAAAACCATAATGAAGCATAAATAAGGATGTTGATATTGCATTGCTATTTTAGCACCAAGCAGTGCCTTTCAGCAAAAATACAAGCTGGCTGCTTTAAAAGATTTACATTTCAACTGAtaataaaactgaagaaaaaatacttttgtatGGGTGAATTATTGCAAGCTTTTATCCTATTACGCACACTGCAAttcttggggtgggggtggggccgCAGCAGCAGCCATTGAATTGAATGTGGCATGACAGTGACTGTGCAGAGGATCAGCTGGGGCCTGAAGAGAGAATAGTCAGAGGTCTTATGCAGTTCAGTTAGCGCCATGGATGTcgaataaaacaggaaaaaatgataaaaggaAGACGCAGATGCGGCTCGAAACATCTGTCACCTTTCACAAGCCAGTAGCTTCTGTGTTCCTTTGGATGGGTTTTGATTCagattttcagtgtttcagaaatgcaatgtttcctttgtgtgttttattctgtGCAAGTGATTCATATTGCAGAGCATCCTGTGCCTTTTAAAACAGATGAAGTGCAGCATGACAAAAGGAGCCTCTGGCGTGTGCTTTACGTGGCCCTTGTGTGAAGGCATTCCCGATTTGGAAACCTTGATTATGAAGGGCAGACTGCATAGCAATGAGAACCATGACACCTCTTCAACTAGAGGCCATTCAACCAGCCTCCCTTCGTTTTTTTGACTGCTGTGACAGAATTCTCGATGCTGCCACATGACGAGGAATATGGTTTTCTTAAAGAGCTTGTAGCCTTTTAGAATGTCAGGATGACATCACTCAACTACCTGTGCATCATATTCGTATATGCTGTCCTCTATGAATGTCAAAAAATTTAGAAAACAGTAAGTGAACCTGTGAATATATCTATGatgtacagaatatatatatgGCTTCCTCTTGTCTTTGACTCAAGCACCCAGGTCCGCCCAATAGTTGTCCATCACCTTTGCAGTTCTGTAGTGCAGCGCTGTCTGTGCTGATGTTGGTGACGTCAGCCACCAGTCAGAAGCTCTTGCTTTGGGCTTTGGCAAAAGGCAACAGCCTTGGAAACACCCACAAAAAGCCTTGGCTAAAATATGAGTATGTCCAAATATGCCTTACCACGAGACAACCAACCTGTTTACCTGTAAGTAATGCTGGCCCCACACTAGAGGATAACTGGGCCGATTTTGTGCCCGATTCGCTCTTCCCAACAATCGCGGGGGGGCTCCTGATCCGAGGCTAGTCTGAACCGATTATCTGCCCAAATGATCCTGTAGTGTGAGGGGTTTACAGACATAATCGTAATGTTACCGACTGGATCGGAGTCTCCCCGATCTCGAATCGTAAATATCAtaacatgtttgatatttacgatTTGAAATCCTGTAGTGTGAAAGGAACAGCAATGGAAGATTGAGCAGAAACCCacaacagccaatgagagcgagCTGACCGGGAAGCGTCACCAAccaaatttattttggcttgCCTAAACCGAAGAAGTTCTCTGCGGATTATATTGTTTTATGCTCAATGCGGTTAGACAACTGCACGTAGCAACAAAAGtatcaatattattgtattatgtatatatgtaattattgtaacgTTGCCGGCAGtgtggtctccatggagacgggGAATCAActtgcggaaaaaaaaaaaagtccttggAATCGCTACTCTGAAATCGTTTAGTATAAACGCCAAGTGTGTGGTCCTGCGTCTTGAATGAAtcatctggtgtgtgtgttcttacgattaaaatattaatattaaaatcggttaaatctgtctgtgtgttatgtCTGTGGTCTCCCACGTTTTTAAAATCGGTTAAGATTTGAAAATCCTCTAGTGTGCACCAGGCTTAACATTACCGGCACTATGAAGCTGGCAACAATAAGGACTTTCGTGAGAGTctgaaattttaatatttaaagttcCAACGATAAAACCACTATTACATTCAACAAAATGGAATCAATTAAGCTATGAATAAACTTGTCTTCTTACTATCGCTCACAGTCACTTCTTTGATAGTAAACGCaggctaaaaaatcctgcatagtaagCCTTTAAGCTGAGTATAAGCTGATCTTTTTCCCACGTGTGCTATTTTACTAgagtaaaacaaaacagtggTCGGTCATTACTTTTAGGGTTTCAGAACACCTTGTTCTAAAAATTGTACAGTAAGTTTTGTCCCGTCCAATATTAAGTTATGTCCTTCTTTTCATAATGTATACATGACtaaagaataataaatagaataataaaTTACAAGACCAAAGTCATTTGAGAATGGAAGTTAGGGAAAATGCATGGATAGTTGGATGTTCTATATCAAACTATTGGTTTTAATATGGGTTCCAATGGCTTGTAATTTGTCATTTCAGTATGCTAAAATGCATTATGGCAAGGGTAGTTTGGAAGCAGAACAGGAAGTTGCATAGAGAAATGGCTGttatttgaactgaaataattcttacatctgcaaaaaaaaaaacattttagttttgtttgtaCTGCAATAAAGATGAACACTATTGAAACATACAGTCTACAGTTCTATATTTGTCTACATTTTCTCATGATGTCAACATTTTTCAAGCTTCAATTTtctttatattatatttgtaataatttatattttcctgCCACagatgtcattggtgttattGTATTACTGTGTTAACGTGGCATGGATATGCATGAGAAAGATTAGGTGGTAATATGCTGATTACGTTCTCAGAAGAACAGTGGAAACTTCAAATTTAACCTACGTGCTATGCAATTCgtcatatattttttatctgaTTCCACTCTGATGGCAACATTTTGTTGCTGAGAGAGATGTTTCATAAAACCTTGGATGTGGTATTTCTGTTCCCATAAATTAGCAACAGCTCAAGGTTTCATATCACTACAGTAAGGCTGTGCTCCACCTTCCTGCTCTGTTGTCTTTAGAATGTTGGCTTCTAATTTCAAgcttcacaaatattttttcttaagaataataaaaaataaacattattttgatAAATTACACATTAAACAAGATTAGAATATAATGCCAAAGTGCTTACAATATTGATGTTATACCTtattattttggcaaaactTGGTGTCTGATTACTTGAATCCAGCGTAACCAGATTGCGTTGCTGAAGATTTCACTCGCTAATGCACCTAACTGACTGAATGGCATTTTTTACAGAACACTAAAATCATTCGCAAATCCCTGCATAAATGTACAACTGTGTGTGGCCATGTGCTGTTCAGATGAAACTTGGCTGTAGTAATCTCTGCAAAACTTTGACCCTGTCTTGGGGGCCAAGGCTCAGGTGCTTTATCTTTCAGAGGGTCCTCTGTTCAAAGCCGGCTCGAGGACAGATTTGGCCAACATGGCGAGATGTGTACATCtccagtctctcctctctggcCTGGCATCCAGAGCCTTGTTCTCTCTTAGTCCTCGGGTCCAGTCGGGTCCCTGCCTCCCCCGGGTACTAGGAGGCCTGCAGAGCAGGGGGTTTGGCTTGTACCACGTCCTGAGCAGCACCTCTGAGGGCAGCAGGTAAGCATTTCAGCTTCCATACTTCTGGCcattgaatataaaataagaattttataCCCTAAATATAACTTGGAACATCTCAGAATTGGAAATTGCCTCAGCAGAATGTGGGCGGTGGgaaagataataaaaatgacaaaaataatgacTCAACTACATGCAAGTCCTTTTTTTGGATACATAATGACTTAAATACTTGTGCTGGAGATAAGTACTCTGACTAAGTGTGGTTAGGTTGCCAATTCAGAGATTAGTACATAGGGTATGtactttttttgctgttgttaaaGCGGTACAGCATGTCTATTTTTCAGTGTTATGCACATTCTAACCTGAcctaatttaattatatttagcGCGTTCCAGAATAAACCACTCATTTCAGTGTTACACAGGTACAGTATGGGCAAATACctgtatttgaaatatgtattagcacatatgtatttcatatgtaataaTATATCATATCTACTTACACAAGGTTTATAGTTCTATGCTGCCTGCAATACAATATACCGCCactgtttttatcattattattattattattgttgttattattattattattattattattatccccATTCTCCCCGATTTTGCatgtttcctccgggtactccgatTTCCTCCtgcagtccaaagacaagcaAGATACAAGatacatttagtttatttttgccCATTCATGCACAGGTGGCTATCTTTGGTCAAAATATTCTCCAATGTTTGGATAGTCCTGATACACTGCTTGCATAGGGGTGAGGTTTTTTTCTGGCTGGAACCAAATCACTAATAAAATAGATATACACATGTCACTGATGTACTTCAGTACACGCTGACTGATAATGCATCAAAGTGAGAATCACCTTAAGTGAGAATTCAGCCCAATTCAGTCAGAATTTTAGCAGGATATATTTACAGCCAGATCAATTAACAAGAAAACTGCTTATGACTGGGGAAAATGATAATATTCAGGGAGTAAGTTAGCTTTGGGAGTTTATTTCTGATGGCTAGATTGAATAGTCAACCCTAAACATTCTAGACTTTTAATTTTTCATCAAGAATGTCTTTATAATACTGTATCAACAAGACGCATTACATTGAAATCATAACTTCAGGTCAATGTGATCCCGCCACCAGGgatggaaatatttattgatatctgtctTTATAACAGCCTGCCAGAAGACAATGTAACTCTCCACTTTGTTAATCAAGATGGAGTGAGAACCACCACCTCGGTCACAGAAGGGGTATCTCTGTTAAATGTTGTCATTAACAAGAAGATTGACATCAGTGGCTTTGGTAAGCAGACTCTGTACAGATGCATTTATTGGTTTAAAAACACTTCTTTATTTCTCATTCTTTTGTTCATTCATACGTAGTACTCTTTTAAGTggtatacactgcctggccgaAAACAAAGtcgcacactctaatatttagttggaccgcctttagctttgattacggcaCATATTCATCGTGGCATTGTTTcaacaaccttatgcaacgtcacaacatttatttccgtccagaattgcattaatttttggccgagatcttgtattgacgacAGGAGAGTCGAAtcactccgtaaagtcttctccagcacatcccaaagactttcaatggggttaaggtcaggactctgtggtggccaatttatgtatgaaaatgattcctcatgctcccagaaccactctttcacaatttgagcccgatgaatcttggcattgtcgtcctggaatatgcccgtgccgtctgggaagaaaaaatccattgatgggataacctggtcattcagtacattcaggtactcagctgacttcattttattgccacataacattgctgagcctagacctgaccaatttaagcaaccccagatcataacactgcctccagaggcttgtgcaatgggcactgtccaaaaaaatccatataccaatacttttttttggccaggcagtatATGTTCTACAATGTGTGTATTTAACATACACCAACATACATACAGTCACTGATATACAGGCTAATTATATATGTGATTGTAAAACTGAATTCATGTCACACTAtgacattaaaagaaaaacatcctcaatgacattaaaaatgaaaatgctgcaCTTTGGTAATGGTAAATTGGAAAACATTGCATGCCAGtggacacacagagaacacaacatgtacacaaacatgttTAGCACAAACATTCCTGTGAGTGAACACACAAAGTGCACAGAACTCACAAATGAGTTCTTGGCAATGATACATCTTACACATgatttgtttaattacaaattttTAAAGTAGCATACACCATCCgactcatttttattcttagGGATCTATTTTCTGGGATCAATGGTGCACGGAGaatgtctcaaaaataaataaataaatggaactgATCCACAAATTTACCTTTGATCAACATTCATAATTTCAGAATCTCTGGACAGGtccaaaataaatgtacctAGGTGGCTCTTTGTTTATTACATTTGGAACACAGTAGGGAAACTGCAGAATCATACTTACTTCTAGTAATTGGAGTAAcatataattcatgattaatcttatatttcatttcacatgaCTTATTTGAACAGCTTATATTTTTAGCATTCAAAAGAATTCTTGTCTACATATGTACCTCTATTTGTACTCCTAACTCTGTTTGgctggttttattattattagttgttaCTTTAactgtttgaaaatattatcatgAATACCGCTTTATGGCATTCGGACCggcggattggtctcagctgcaccggctggtggagagagagcacacgcagTTGGGCCGCGTTAACTAATAAGCCCAGGCGCTTAAAGGTGTGTTGCTTTCCACAGTTCAGGGCAGAGACTGGGAGCGTACACAGAGAGCacgtttctttatttaatttttgtttgcatgtttgttcgAGCACTACAAGACGAGGAAAGACACTGGTCAACTGAAAAGCGGGCCAGCTACGAGCAGCGCACTGAAAAGTCGTcactctgttttactttcttttgtctttgttattttagtttgttgtcttagtttattatttttgcctagaacccgtgagggggaaggatgAAGATCTtcgttta is from Anguilla anguilla isolate fAngAng1 chromosome 9, fAngAng1.pri, whole genome shotgun sequence and encodes:
- the fdx1b gene encoding ferredoxin 1b, with the translated sequence MARCVHLQSLLSGLASRALFSLSPRVQSGPCLPRVLGGLQSRGFGLYHVLSSTSEGSSLPEDNVTLHFVNQDGVRTTTSVTEGVSLLNVVINKKIDISGFGACDGTLACSTCHLIFEENVFEKMDSLADEEVDMLDLAYGLTKTSRLGCQVCVRKWMDGMTVRVPKDEKMASTRTQ